The Actinomycetota bacterium genome has a segment encoding these proteins:
- a CDS encoding ABC transporter permease, with the protein MSAVPLQRSAVHPGDMFRIATVGLRSRRLRAALSALGIAIGIAAMVAVLGISESSRAELLSSLDRLGTNLLTIEAGTGFGLGSGEGLPTTAEAMLGRIEPVQGVSSVTVVDATVRRTDLVPTTRTGGITVQATDPELLDTLRGRMAGGEWLDETRVGLPVVVLGSVAAERLGVTEVSDNIMVWIGDRWFSVIGVLEPLELAPNLDRAAMIGEEIAETEFGTTPSPGTIYLRTDPEVIDDVRTVVPATANPAEPDTVEVSRPSDALEAKAAASSAFTSLFLGLGAVALLVGGVGIANVMVIAVLERRSEIGLRRALGATRRHVSVQFLTEALLLSGTGGVIGAVLGAAVTAGYSVLRGWDIRVPVVGVVGAVVASLVIGALAGLYPARRAARLSPTDALRPS; encoded by the coding sequence GTGAGCGCCGTTCCTCTGCAGCGGAGCGCCGTCCACCCGGGCGACATGTTCCGCATCGCCACGGTCGGCCTGCGCAGCCGGCGCCTGCGGGCCGCCCTCTCCGCGCTCGGCATCGCCATCGGCATTGCGGCGATGGTGGCGGTCCTCGGCATCTCCGAGTCCTCCCGGGCCGAGCTGCTCAGCTCGCTGGACCGCCTCGGCACCAACCTGCTGACCATCGAGGCAGGCACCGGCTTCGGGCTGGGCTCCGGGGAAGGCCTGCCGACGACGGCCGAAGCGATGCTCGGGCGCATCGAACCGGTGCAGGGCGTGTCGTCAGTGACCGTGGTCGACGCGACCGTCCGCCGCACCGACCTGGTCCCCACCACTCGCACCGGCGGGATCACGGTCCAGGCGACCGACCCCGAACTCCTCGACACCCTCCGGGGCCGGATGGCCGGCGGCGAGTGGCTGGACGAGACCCGCGTCGGACTGCCGGTGGTAGTGCTGGGATCGGTGGCGGCCGAGCGCCTGGGCGTTACCGAGGTCTCCGACAACATCATGGTGTGGATCGGCGACCGGTGGTTCAGCGTGATCGGCGTCCTGGAGCCGCTGGAGCTGGCCCCCAACCTGGACCGGGCGGCGATGATCGGGGAGGAGATTGCCGAAACAGAGTTCGGCACCACCCCGAGTCCGGGCACGATCTACCTTCGGACCGACCCGGAGGTCATCGACGACGTCCGCACCGTGGTCCCCGCCACCGCCAACCCGGCCGAGCCGGACACGGTGGAGGTCTCTCGCCCGAGCGACGCCCTGGAGGCCAAGGCGGCCGCAAGCAGCGCGTTCACCTCGCTCTTCCTGGGACTTGGAGCAGTTGCGCTGCTGGTGGGAGGTGTCGGGATTGCCAACGTCATGGTCATCGCAGTGCTGGAGCGCCGATCCGAGATCGGCTTGCGCCGGGCATTGGGCGCCACTCGTCGGCACGTCAGCGTGCAGTTCCTGACCGAGGCCCTCCTGCTGTCGGGAACCGGCGGCGTGATCGGAGCGGTCCTTGGGGCGGCCGTGACCGCCGGATACAGCGTGCTCCGGGGTTGGGATATCCGGGTGCCGGTGGTCGGGGTCGTGGGTGCGGTTGTCGCTTCGTTGG